A DNA window from Enterobacter asburiae contains the following coding sequences:
- a CDS encoding helix-turn-helix transcriptional regulator, with translation MNTIDIYEDRFVSMQFITEMTGLSDKWFYKMAQQGKFPKPVKFGRSSRWIEREVKEWFEARINESRA, from the coding sequence ATGAACACGATTGATATTTACGAAGATAGATTTGTCAGTATGCAGTTTATTACCGAAATGACCGGTTTGTCTGATAAGTGGTTTTATAAAATGGCTCAGCAAGGTAAATTTCCAAAACCTGTAAAGTTTGGCCGCAGTTCCCGCTGGATTGAACGTGAAGTAAAAGAATGGTTTGAAGCCCGCATTAATGAATCGAGAGCATAA